A genomic stretch from Flavobacteriales bacterium includes:
- a CDS encoding UDP-2,3-diacylglucosamine diphosphatase yields MNTGKNIYFASDLHLGVDGTTSSLERERAFVRWLDEVGRDAEEIHLVGDVFDFWFEYSKAVPKGFVRTLGKLAELCDRGIPVYMYLGNHDMWLFDYLPEEIGVQIVDGPVIRNFGDKKFYIAHGDGLGPGDHGYKFIKSVFRNKVCQWLFARIHPNLGIRIAQYFSQRSRAAESEEYLAFLGEEKEWLIIHSNEILEQDASIDYFIYGHRHLPMQIDLAQGATCINLGDWISHFTYAVFNGEETQLLTYDRK; encoded by the coding sequence ATGAACACGGGTAAGAACATATACTTCGCTTCCGATCTGCATCTAGGTGTAGATGGGACTACGAGTTCTCTGGAGCGCGAGAGGGCTTTTGTACGGTGGTTGGATGAGGTGGGTCGGGATGCTGAGGAGATCCACTTGGTGGGCGATGTCTTCGATTTCTGGTTCGAATACAGCAAAGCGGTTCCAAAAGGATTTGTCCGCACATTGGGTAAACTGGCGGAGCTATGCGACCGAGGAATTCCAGTCTACATGTATCTGGGAAATCACGACATGTGGTTATTTGATTACCTACCAGAGGAGATCGGAGTACAGATCGTGGATGGACCGGTGATACGGAATTTCGGAGATAAGAAATTCTACATTGCTCATGGAGATGGCTTAGGTCCAGGGGATCACGGCTACAAATTCATCAAGAGCGTCTTTCGCAACAAGGTGTGTCAATGGCTCTTTGCACGTATACATCCCAACTTAGGGATCCGCATTGCTCAATACTTCTCACAGAGGAGTCGTGCAGCCGAGTCAGAGGAGTATCTCGCTTTCCTGGGAGAAGAGAAAGAGTGGTTGATCATCCATTCCAATGAGATCTTGGAACAAGATGCTTCCATTGATTACTTCATCTATGGCCATAGGCATCTTCCCATGCAGATCGATCTGGCCCAAGGGGCTACCTGTATCAATCTGGGGGATTGGATATCTCACTTCACCTACGCGGTATTCAACGGAGAGGAAACACAGCTCCTCACTTACGATCGTAAATGA
- a CDS encoding redoxin domain-containing protein, which produces MTVSGNLENAAGQEVSLQVFDGSSPASTAVVGSDGSFALDLQNPSLDYFKLSVGGGDPVVLIFDSTHTDIHIEGDADDFIRTYSVSGSPDSEVMKEFFVLTERFQHDLDSVKGLSKSLPTNTDPMIRIALSQEEGKMTRAFEKELKELAMENLDSPAALSIISAVDIRGALTEYKKVSSAMKEVIPSSPYLTSLNSKIQQMEQALAQQKQQEQAMAKLKSGEPAPEIDLQDPDGKFVSLSSLKGKYVLIDFWASWCGPCRRENPNVVKLYEKYGGDRFEILGVSLDSSKDRWLKAIEKDGLDWLHVSDLKKWNSVAAADYGVRSIPFTVLVDPDGNVVATKLRGKALEDKLAEIFGSA; this is translated from the coding sequence ATGACCGTTTCCGGAAATCTGGAGAACGCAGCCGGACAGGAAGTAAGCCTACAGGTGTTCGATGGAAGCTCTCCGGCCAGTACGGCTGTGGTAGGAAGTGATGGGTCCTTTGCTTTGGATCTTCAGAATCCCTCATTGGACTACTTCAAACTTTCAGTGGGCGGGGGAGACCCAGTTGTACTCATATTCGATAGCACCCATACCGACATCCATATCGAAGGAGATGCCGATGACTTCATTCGCACCTATTCTGTGAGCGGGTCGCCAGATAGTGAAGTCATGAAAGAGTTCTTTGTGCTCACCGAACGATTCCAGCATGATCTGGACAGTGTTAAAGGGCTATCCAAGAGTCTACCCACGAATACGGATCCTATGATACGCATCGCCCTCAGTCAGGAAGAAGGGAAGATGACACGGGCGTTCGAGAAGGAGCTGAAAGAACTCGCCATGGAGAACCTGGATTCTCCTGCGGCATTGAGTATCATCTCAGCAGTAGATATCCGAGGTGCATTGACCGAATACAAGAAAGTGAGCAGTGCCATGAAAGAGGTCATTCCCAGTTCTCCTTATCTGACCTCTTTGAATTCGAAGATCCAGCAGATGGAGCAGGCCCTCGCTCAGCAAAAGCAGCAAGAACAGGCCATGGCCAAGCTGAAATCTGGCGAGCCCGCTCCAGAAATCGACCTGCAGGATCCAGACGGGAAATTCGTCTCCTTGAGCAGTCTGAAAGGAAAGTATGTACTCATCGATTTCTGGGCATCGTGGTGCGGACCCTGTCGTAGGGAGAATCCCAATGTGGTCAAGCTCTATGAGAAATACGGTGGGGATAGATTCGAGATACTCGGAGTGTCCCTGGATAGTAGCAAGGACCGCTGGCTCAAGGCCATTGAAAAAGATGGACTCGACTGGCTACATGTCAGTGATCTGAAGAAATGGAATTCAGTGGCTGCAGCCGATTATGGTGTGCGTAGTATTCCTTTCACCGTTTTGGTGGATCCTGATGGGAATGTGGTAGCGACCAAATTGCGCGGTAAAGCACTGGAAGACAAACTAGCTGAGATCTTCGGATCGGCTTGA
- a CDS encoding M1 family metallopeptidase — translation MRGALYLILLLTPVTTLAQEYFQQWVDYTIEVTLDDEAHMLTGEIEMVYHNRSADVLEEIYIHLWPNAYSSRTTALAEQLRNTGQLDLEFSTESERGSIEGLAFTIDGEAVEFSAYNDHPDIAHIQLPKALAPGEQMTLSTPFKVKIPSSKISRLGHIGQSYQITQWYPKPAVYDSEGWHPMPYLNQGEFYSEFGSYHVTLTLPRNYVVGATGELQEESERQFMLELAEQHSTRPWQGMDNSFPPSSPETKTIHYHTDSVHDFAWFADKRFHVIHEQFSLDSGKEVDGWVLHTNRHADQWAKSMEYLIDGTRHYSKAVGEYPYSQVTVVDGTLAAGGGMEYPMITVINGTSDAKRLEQVIVHEIGHNWFYGILASNERTEAWMDEGINSYYEQRYFKEKYPDPEKGWADLLGTVSEDMPQFAYRLMACRHQDQALATHSLEFSPLNYGAIVYMKGALLMDHWESIWGKESFDKAMQDYFQRWKFKHPDAQDLLSSLEESTGESLGTSFQPLVESVIKTDHAMTDYDRADNSIGVRSKTAYTGPIRVGFFKDGEQVDSQVGEGEVFRISSKEDFDRAIIDPDARSLQSVRRNDVIRSSGILEKWAMPEFRPVIGTGLSRRPKVYYAPALGWNTHDELMLGGYLSNLEIIPKPLEWTLIPMYSTGEDDLSGLGNIRLTIYPTETAPDRFEVGLQVKRFTSALEDDISHRYLKLRPSFTYTYQDPARHKASHDIFYRLHYIYQESTGSESTESSELVFNEVGYAYGRSQGLTDTDGGLMLEFHDAYQKVTGEFSVEQIFDKNKNAWRLRLYGAKMWTREFPPLGATLSLAGQGASRRIDGTYDDYRYDHLLLARGEMEDLVAQQWVGNRGGFIHRTPFGTTDDWVIALNGEVDLPVPFPVSIFGNYGVYATSNDNESLYEAGVRLSLIDDFFDISFPVLSSSSITDYYDFQEIEYIETIRFQLRLDRVDIRYLIDRLSL, via the coding sequence ATGCGCGGTGCCCTTTATCTGATCCTTTTACTGACTCCTGTCACCACTCTTGCACAGGAGTACTTCCAACAATGGGTGGACTACACCATCGAGGTCACACTGGATGATGAGGCCCATATGCTGACAGGCGAGATTGAGATGGTCTATCACAATCGATCGGCCGATGTCCTAGAAGAGATCTACATCCACTTGTGGCCCAATGCCTATAGTTCTCGTACGACAGCCTTAGCAGAACAGCTAAGGAATACCGGGCAATTGGACTTGGAATTCAGCACGGAATCTGAACGCGGGTCGATCGAAGGCCTAGCTTTCACCATCGATGGGGAAGCCGTGGAATTCTCAGCCTATAATGATCATCCGGATATTGCCCACATCCAATTGCCGAAGGCCTTGGCACCAGGCGAGCAGATGACCCTGTCTACTCCATTCAAAGTCAAGATTCCGAGTAGTAAGATATCACGCTTAGGTCATATCGGACAGAGCTACCAGATCACCCAATGGTACCCGAAACCAGCAGTGTATGATAGCGAGGGTTGGCATCCCATGCCTTATCTGAACCAAGGGGAATTCTATAGTGAATTCGGTTCTTATCATGTCACTTTGACCCTGCCTCGGAATTATGTGGTAGGGGCCACGGGAGAGCTACAGGAAGAATCAGAACGTCAATTCATGCTCGAATTGGCAGAGCAACATTCCACTCGACCCTGGCAAGGGATGGACAATAGCTTTCCACCCAGTTCTCCCGAGACCAAGACCATCCACTATCATACCGATAGTGTGCATGATTTCGCATGGTTTGCTGATAAGCGATTCCATGTCATTCATGAGCAGTTCAGTTTGGATTCAGGAAAGGAAGTGGACGGATGGGTGCTACACACGAACCGCCATGCCGATCAATGGGCCAAGAGCATGGAATATCTCATCGATGGGACCAGACACTATTCTAAAGCTGTGGGTGAGTACCCCTATAGCCAGGTGACTGTGGTAGATGGGACTTTGGCTGCAGGAGGAGGTATGGAGTATCCCATGATCACGGTGATCAACGGCACATCGGATGCGAAGCGCTTGGAACAGGTCATCGTACATGAGATCGGGCACAACTGGTTCTACGGGATTCTTGCAAGCAATGAGCGCACTGAGGCTTGGATGGATGAAGGTATCAACAGCTATTATGAGCAACGATATTTCAAGGAGAAATATCCCGATCCAGAGAAGGGCTGGGCTGACCTATTGGGAACGGTAAGTGAAGACATGCCCCAATTTGCCTATCGATTGATGGCCTGCAGACACCAAGACCAAGCACTCGCCACTCACAGTCTGGAATTCTCCCCTTTGAACTATGGTGCCATAGTCTATATGAAAGGAGCATTGCTCATGGACCACTGGGAATCCATTTGGGGTAAGGAGAGCTTTGATAAGGCCATGCAGGACTACTTCCAGCGATGGAAGTTCAAACACCCCGATGCACAGGATCTGCTATCGAGCTTAGAAGAGAGCACCGGAGAATCATTGGGTACTTCCTTCCAGCCCTTGGTCGAATCCGTCATCAAGACGGACCACGCCATGACGGACTATGACCGTGCGGACAATAGCATCGGTGTGCGGTCTAAGACCGCATATACCGGGCCTATCCGGGTGGGCTTCTTCAAAGACGGTGAGCAAGTGGATTCTCAAGTGGGAGAGGGGGAGGTCTTCAGGATATCCAGCAAGGAGGATTTCGATCGGGCCATCATCGACCCGGATGCTCGATCGCTACAATCTGTGCGGAGGAATGATGTCATTCGGAGTTCTGGAATCCTGGAAAAATGGGCGATGCCCGAGTTCAGACCTGTGATCGGTACTGGACTGTCCCGAAGACCCAAAGTGTACTACGCACCCGCTCTAGGGTGGAATACGCACGATGAGCTCATGCTGGGCGGTTATCTGAGCAATCTCGAGATTATCCCAAAGCCATTGGAATGGACCCTTATCCCGATGTATAGCACTGGTGAAGATGACTTGTCTGGTCTTGGGAACATACGGTTAACGATTTATCCGACTGAGACTGCTCCCGATAGATTCGAGGTGGGTCTGCAGGTGAAGCGCTTCACATCAGCTTTGGAGGATGACATATCACATCGATATCTGAAACTGAGGCCCTCATTCACCTATACCTATCAGGACCCAGCCCGTCATAAGGCTTCACACGATATCTTCTATCGACTCCATTATATCTACCAAGAGTCCACGGGGTCAGAATCAACTGAATCGTCAGAGCTGGTATTCAATGAAGTGGGATATGCGTATGGTAGAAGTCAGGGCCTGACCGACACGGATGGCGGTCTGATGCTCGAATTCCATGATGCCTATCAGAAGGTCACAGGGGAATTTTCTGTAGAGCAGATCTTTGACAAGAACAAGAATGCCTGGCGACTCAGACTCTATGGAGCAAAGATGTGGACACGTGAATTCCCTCCGCTCGGTGCTACCTTATCACTGGCCGGTCAAGGCGCCTCTAGACGGATAGATGGTACCTATGATGATTATCGCTATGATCACTTGCTCCTAGCAAGAGGTGAGATGGAGGATCTGGTCGCTCAGCAATGGGTAGGGAATCGAGGGGGATTCATCCATCGTACTCCTTTCGGTACTACAGATGATTGGGTGATTGCCCTCAATGGAGAAGTAGATCTTCCGGTTCCTTTTCCCGTGTCCATATTCGGGAATTATGGAGTATATGCTACTTCAAATGATAATGAGTCGCTCTACGAGGCCGGTGTACGGTTGAGCCTGATCGATGATTTCTTCGATATCTCCTTTCCGGTTCTGTCCTCATCATCCATTACGGACTATTATGACTTCCAAGAGATAGAGTACATAGAGACGATCAGATTTCAATTACGTTTGGACCGCGTAGATATCCGTTACTTGATCGATCGATTATCCCTATGA
- a CDS encoding OsmC family protein: protein MATSRIVYNGDLRCSLEHLRSGSVIRSDAPIDNQGLGEDFSPTDLTASSLGACMLTIMGIKARDQGLDIQGARCDVTKTMLDGPRRIGKIRVQIEMPSSVPEDKRKVLEMVAKNCPVALSLSSDIEQQVEFTYI from the coding sequence ATGGCGACTAGTAGAATCGTTTATAATGGAGATCTCAGATGCTCGCTTGAACATCTGCGCTCAGGCAGCGTTATCCGTTCGGATGCACCTATCGATAATCAAGGTCTAGGAGAAGATTTCTCTCCTACCGACCTAACTGCCTCATCTCTAGGGGCATGTATGTTGACGATCATGGGGATCAAAGCGCGTGATCAGGGTCTGGATATCCAAGGAGCACGATGTGACGTGACGAAGACCATGTTGGATGGTCCTAGGAGGATCGGTAAGATCCGTGTTCAGATTGAAATGCCATCCTCAGTTCCAGAGGATAAGCGGAAAGTGTTGGAAATGGTAGCGAAAAACTGTCCGGTGGCGCTGAGTCTATCCAGCGATATCGAACAGCAGGTCGAGTTCACCTATATCTAG
- a CDS encoding T9SS type A sorting domain-containing protein — MKRTLPILLALIVASAICTLTIEKAEPTYKERASLDSPALWQGAKEVRYNLLKDPTTGEIDYQAIYDVQKTLAKMTPDRSAKNLDVEWTSAGPNNVGGRTRSVITYQEDPTRVLMGGVSGGIWRSDNSGEEWYRLESFDDNNVAVSSIARTTNGTIYVGTGNRYDTFIGNGLYYSTDDGASWSIVEDFTPSTTFNTDPWSEVNRLMADPNDDNKVWIAYGDGLATYDETNGFESVLDVNGLYCSTFDVSADGQRILAVVANQLYLSTDGGASFEDRMSNDFGDVPSGNVGRIEVAISKDDSDFMYCVVVNSGSYMRGFYGSTDGGATWYELHGDSNSGQLPFSPFSNEIQGQGIYDCALTVQPGNPQRAILGGIRVYDVELQSVNPPSSQWSLLNVNFTNDGGVNPQYVHSDIHEFHWDANGVFYIGCDGGIFKSFNNAGTFVSSNYENRTTQFYGIDFSNDGGIIGGTQDNGTHVISGFNISSNDSDQALGGDGFDCLISKFQDGLAFATIYNNDVYRTFDNGVTGINIVTPAEYPGPFWTIIDLYETITEENATEIVPFTAVDDISAGETIDYFSLSYDMPLSTVASENIAAGETVLLPDPAQSIFCVGGFGGFRMTRDATRNTVTAGDIQWATVSGLSGTVTSFEFSPDGDHMYVGTSGGRVYRISGLRDAFTASDLQSAGTSNRTQIFAGSGTIQDMAVDPNNPNRLAIARPGYSTIDHILISETAATATDDDSFVPAWNMPAGLERMPAYSVSFDVNNPDRIYAGTEYGVWVSEDLGATYEECNGAMGRVPVYALEQQTMTTEDLGPLPGVVLNEGTLYAGTFGKGIYYFGDYILNVDDVEGDDILSEVTLYPNPMNNEGQVRLDLMEASNVTMEIYDINGKQLESIQKGKLSRGEHLFRFDVSNFAEGNYVLSILTDGKRQSRAFIVTR; from the coding sequence ATGAAGCGAACATTACCTATTCTACTCGCCCTTATAGTGGCCTCGGCCATTTGCACCTTGACCATCGAGAAAGCTGAACCCACTTACAAAGAGCGGGCTTCTCTCGATAGCCCTGCACTCTGGCAAGGAGCCAAAGAAGTGCGCTACAATCTTCTCAAGGACCCCACCACTGGTGAGATCGACTATCAGGCCATCTATGATGTGCAGAAGACTCTGGCCAAGATGACTCCGGACAGGAGCGCTAAGAATCTGGACGTGGAGTGGACCTCTGCCGGACCAAATAACGTGGGCGGACGTACACGCTCGGTCATTACCTATCAGGAAGACCCGACCCGTGTGCTCATGGGTGGTGTATCAGGAGGTATCTGGCGATCGGATAACTCTGGAGAGGAATGGTACCGTCTCGAATCATTCGATGATAATAATGTAGCAGTATCCTCGATAGCACGGACTACTAACGGGACCATCTATGTAGGTACCGGAAACCGATATGATACCTTCATCGGTAATGGATTGTACTACAGCACCGATGACGGAGCTTCATGGAGCATTGTTGAGGATTTCACGCCAAGTACAACTTTCAACACCGATCCATGGTCAGAAGTCAATAGACTGATGGCCGACCCCAATGATGATAACAAAGTGTGGATCGCCTATGGGGACGGATTGGCCACCTACGATGAGACCAATGGTTTTGAGTCCGTATTGGATGTCAATGGTCTGTACTGCTCTACTTTCGATGTTTCGGCTGATGGGCAACGCATTCTAGCGGTAGTAGCGAACCAGCTCTACCTATCGACAGATGGGGGTGCAAGCTTTGAAGACAGGATGTCAAATGACTTCGGGGACGTTCCTTCAGGGAATGTAGGTCGTATCGAAGTGGCTATCTCCAAAGACGACTCGGATTTCATGTACTGCGTAGTGGTGAATTCGGGTAGTTATATGAGAGGCTTCTACGGATCGACCGATGGAGGTGCTACTTGGTATGAACTCCACGGGGACAGCAACTCGGGTCAGTTACCCTTCTCGCCATTCTCCAATGAGATTCAAGGCCAAGGAATTTATGATTGTGCTCTGACGGTACAACCGGGCAATCCACAACGTGCCATCTTAGGTGGTATCCGCGTGTATGATGTGGAGCTTCAAAGTGTGAACCCACCATCCAGTCAATGGAGTCTGTTGAATGTCAATTTCACCAATGACGGAGGGGTCAACCCTCAGTACGTCCACTCGGATATCCACGAATTCCACTGGGATGCCAATGGCGTATTCTACATCGGATGTGATGGAGGTATCTTCAAGTCATTCAACAATGCTGGGACTTTCGTTTCATCCAATTATGAGAACCGTACGACTCAATTCTACGGAATTGATTTCAGCAATGATGGAGGTATTATCGGAGGAACCCAGGATAACGGTACACATGTCATATCCGGGTTCAACATCTCCAGCAATGATTCTGACCAAGCACTGGGAGGTGACGGCTTCGACTGTTTGATCTCCAAATTCCAAGACGGATTGGCCTTCGCCACCATTTATAATAACGATGTCTACCGCACTTTCGACAATGGTGTTACAGGGATCAACATCGTTACTCCGGCTGAGTATCCCGGTCCTTTCTGGACAATTATCGATCTATATGAGACTATCACGGAGGAAAATGCCACGGAGATCGTTCCATTCACAGCGGTGGATGACATCAGTGCTGGTGAGACCATCGATTACTTCAGCTTGAGTTATGATATGCCGCTGTCTACAGTAGCCAGTGAGAATATCGCTGCTGGAGAGACGGTCCTTCTACCGGACCCAGCCCAATCGATCTTCTGTGTAGGTGGTTTCGGAGGATTCCGCATGACGCGTGATGCGACCCGTAACACAGTGACGGCTGGAGATATACAGTGGGCGACTGTGAGCGGTCTATCTGGAACGGTGACCAGTTTCGAGTTCTCACCTGATGGGGACCACATGTACGTGGGAACTTCTGGCGGGCGTGTATACCGCATCTCAGGATTGAGAGATGCCTTTACTGCCTCGGATCTGCAGTCTGCAGGTACTTCTAATAGAACACAGATCTTCGCAGGTAGCGGTACCATCCAAGACATGGCTGTCGACCCAAACAATCCGAATAGACTGGCCATTGCTCGTCCTGGATACTCTACCATCGATCATATATTGATCAGTGAAACAGCGGCCACCGCTACTGATGATGATTCATTTGTCCCTGCATGGAACATGCCAGCTGGTCTGGAGCGTATGCCGGCCTACAGTGTTTCATTCGATGTCAACAATCCGGATAGGATCTACGCAGGAACCGAGTACGGTGTATGGGTTTCAGAAGACTTGGGAGCTACCTATGAGGAGTGCAATGGTGCCATGGGACGTGTTCCGGTATATGCTTTGGAACAGCAGACCATGACCACTGAGGATCTCGGACCACTTCCAGGAGTCGTACTCAATGAAGGAACATTGTATGCAGGTACCTTCGGTAAAGGCATCTACTACTTTGGGGACTACATTCTCAACGTAGATGATGTGGAAGGAGATGATATTCTCTCTGAGGTCACGCTCTATCCGAATCCGATGAACAATGAAGGTCAAGTACGTCTAGACCTCATGGAGGCATCGAATGTGACGATGGAGATCTATGATATCAATGGCAAGCAACTCGAGTCAATCCAGAAGGGGAAACTATCCCGTGGTGAACACCTCTTCAGATTCGATGTTTCGAATTTCGCAGAAGGGAACTACGTCCTGAGCATCTTGACAGATGGTAAGCGTCAGTCACGTGCATTCATCGTGACTCGATGA
- the lipA gene encoding lipoyl synthase yields MSEVTTTTKPKKRKPDWLRVKLPTGENFKKVRKLVDEHGLHTICQSGNCPNMGECWGAGTATFMILGNTCTRSCGFCSVSTGRPDDIDPFEPAKVARSVQLMEVKHCVITSVDRDDLPDGGSEIWARTVRAIRRKSPGTTMETLIPDFAGKWENLQRIIDVAPEIVSHNLETVRRLTKEVRIQAKYDRSLEVLRRLKQGGMKTKSGVMLGLGESRDEVLETMEDLRAVKCDILTLGQYLQPTPEHLPVAEFITPEQFDEYREIGLKMGFRFVESGPLVRSSYHAEKHVF; encoded by the coding sequence ATGAGTGAAGTCACTACTACGACCAAGCCAAAGAAGCGAAAGCCCGATTGGCTGCGCGTGAAGCTACCCACCGGGGAGAACTTCAAAAAGGTGCGCAAACTTGTGGACGAACACGGTCTGCATACCATATGCCAGAGTGGGAACTGCCCCAATATGGGAGAATGTTGGGGAGCAGGTACTGCCACCTTCATGATCCTAGGGAACACCTGTACCCGATCATGTGGATTCTGCTCGGTAAGCACCGGACGACCTGATGATATAGACCCTTTCGAGCCGGCCAAAGTGGCCCGGTCCGTGCAACTTATGGAGGTCAAACACTGTGTGATCACCTCGGTAGACCGAGATGATCTCCCTGATGGAGGCTCCGAGATATGGGCCCGCACTGTAAGGGCCATTCGCAGGAAATCTCCCGGCACCACTATGGAAACACTCATACCTGATTTTGCAGGAAAATGGGAGAATCTGCAGCGGATCATCGATGTAGCTCCAGAGATCGTTTCCCATAATCTGGAGACGGTACGCAGACTGACTAAAGAGGTGCGCATCCAAGCAAAATATGACCGTAGCCTGGAGGTCTTGCGTAGATTGAAGCAAGGTGGAATGAAGACCAAATCCGGAGTGATGCTCGGTCTGGGCGAGAGCCGTGACGAAGTATTGGAGACCATGGAAGACCTCCGAGCGGTCAAATGCGATATTCTCACATTAGGACAATATCTTCAGCCTACCCCTGAACATCTACCCGTGGCAGAATTCATCACTCCTGAACAATTCGATGAATACCGTGAGATCGGTCTGAAAATGGGCTTTCGTTTTGTAGAGAGCGGTCCACTTGTCAGGAGTTCATACCATGCTGAGAAGCATGTATTCTGA